From the Escherichia marmotae genome, one window contains:
- a CDS encoding DUF4158 domain-containing protein, which translates to MQNRKKRIKILTNNEVNELYQIPAFSPAEREEYFSLDKNLRRRVNKIAKIESRIYMILLIGYFRYKPAIPNLSDTKTKKDVKYIIQQYYPKIDNEVDITMSKRTFIDFCQPLHFCCSKSKTSCSAAYFYL; encoded by the coding sequence ATGCAAAACAGAAAAAAAAGAATCAAAATATTAACTAACAATGAGGTAAATGAGTTATATCAAATCCCTGCATTTAGCCCGGCTGAAAGAGAAGAGTATTTCTCTTTAGATAAAAATTTACGCAGAAGAGTTAATAAGATAGCAAAAATAGAAAGTAGAATATACATGATTTTACTTATCGGATATTTCAGATATAAACCTGCGATTCCTAATCTTTCTGACACAAAAACGAAAAAAGACGTTAAGTATATAATTCAGCAATACTATCCAAAGATAGATAATGAAGTTGATATAACTATGTCTAAAAGAACCTTCATTGATTTTTGCCAGCCACTGCATTTCTGTTGCAGTAAATCTAAGACTTCCTGTTCTGCTGCCTACTTTTATCTGTAA